One Aliiroseovarius sediminilitoris DNA window includes the following coding sequences:
- a CDS encoding UPF0262 family protein encodes MTTNRINDIQIDDSGLAAPTPAIEQERKVAIFDLLEDNSFELAGRDDLVPPEGPYHLGLSIREKRLVVDAKTENGHPAAEFHLSLGPFRQVVKDYFAICESYFDAVKKLPPSQIEAIDMARRGIHNEGARVLQERLEGKANVDIDTARRLFTLICVLHWG; translated from the coding sequence ATGACCACAAACCGCATCAACGACATCCAAATTGACGACAGTGGCCTTGCCGCCCCCACACCTGCGATCGAACAGGAGCGTAAAGTCGCGATCTTCGACTTGCTGGAAGATAACAGTTTTGAACTGGCCGGTCGTGATGATCTGGTGCCGCCCGAAGGACCGTATCATCTGGGCCTGTCCATTCGCGAAAAACGGTTGGTGGTAGACGCAAAAACGGAAAACGGCCACCCTGCGGCTGAATTCCACCTGTCTCTTGGTCCGTTTCGTCAGGTGGTGAAGGACTATTTTGCGATCTGCGAAAGCTATTTCGACGCGGTGAAAAAACTGCCACCCAGCCAAATTGAAGCCATCGACATGGCCCGGCGCGGCATCCACAACGAAGGCGCGCGCGTGTTGCAGGAACGACTTGAAGGCAAGGCCAATGTCGACATCGACACCGCGCGCCGCCTGTTCACCCTGATCTGTGTCCTGCACTGGGGCTGA